A genomic window from Silene latifolia isolate original U9 population chromosome Y, ASM4854445v1, whole genome shotgun sequence includes:
- the LOC141628458 gene encoding uncharacterized protein LOC141628458 has product MKTLALQAQEIMQAKDAIIKRLKTQLAQHGVMPSTPIPDNDKEELKNQSYPVRVPFPGRLPPRSTFKDLLRSLEIAKPFDELIAQVTSYASFMKKILWSKRDINNIEMVAFTEECSALLQNRTPLKLSGPGSFSIPCHIGTYLIDNALYDIGASVSVLPLSITKRLGLTKFQCTGMTVQMADRSLSRPLGVLEDVPVRIGRLFIPVDFFVLDIPEDTRTSIILGRPFLHTAGAIVDVGSRTLTFQVGGEDLVFI; this is encoded by the exons ATGAAGACACTTGCACTGCAAGCGCAAGAGATTATGCAAGCTAAAGATGCCATTATCAAGAGACTTAAGACTCAGTTGGCTCAA CATGGTGTTATGCCTTCTACGCCTATTCCAGATAACGATAAGGAGGAACTTAAGAACCAATCCTATCCGGTTAGAGTTCCTTTTCCTGGTCGCTTGCCGCCGCGTAGCACGTTTAAAGACCTTTTGCGGAGTCTCGAAATCGCTAAGCCTTTCGATGAGCTAATTGCCCAGGTAACTTCTTACGCTTCTTTTATGAAGAAAATTTTATGGAGTAAGAGAGATATTAATAATATTGAGATGGTGGCCTTTACTGAAGAGTGCAGCGCACTTCTTCAAAATAGGACCCCTCTTAAGCTTTCTGGCCCAGGTAGTTTTTCTATACCATGTCATATAGGGACCTACTTGATCGACAATGCTTTATATGACATAGGTGCTAGTGTCAGTGTCTTACCTTTATCTATTACTAAGAGATTAGGTTTGACCAAGTTTCAGTGTACTGgtatgacagttcagatggccgaccgttcaTTATCACGGCCTTTAGGAGTTTTAGAAgatgtacctgttaggatcgggaggCTCTTTATTCCTGTCGACTTTTTTGTTTTAGACATACCCGAGGACACCCGTACCTCTATtatcttagggagaccatttttgcacactgctggtgcaattgtAGATGTCGGGTCTAGGACACTTACCTTTCAAGTAGGAGGGGAGGACTTGGTTTTTATCTAG
- the LOC141628459 gene encoding uncharacterized protein LOC141628459 codes for MESKQSWGGPPQFHTIAQQVVYYERCGAAEHNAIVCMAENDEVYAFKQCRRGSHSYGNHSELLEQQRKKGSPMFSLFEKLKSVKYALTKFYKENFSNISLRVKNAKTALVECQRMLIADPFSADLIHKEKMLVASYSHLKKIDSKYFFAKVCERQHQQVIGAIKDQQGQLHTDSPSVNQAFQNYYRHLLGTSSEVPDLDWDFISSGTTVTSDSSTDLTKDITTKEIRNAVFGMDSNSSPGLDAFSAGFFKSA; via the exons ATGGAGAGTAAACAATCTTGGGGTGGTCCACCTCAGTTCCATACTATAGCGCAACAGGTGGTCTActatgagagatgtggtgctgcggaaCACAATGCTATTGTTTGTATGGCGGAGAATGACGAAGTCTATGCATTTAAGCAGTGTAGACGAGGTAGTCATTCCTATGGCAACCATAGTGAG CTGCTTGAACAACAGAGAAAAAAAGGTAGCCCAATGTTTAGTTTGTTTGAGAAATTAAAAAGTGTCAAGTATGCTCTTACTAAGTTCTACAAAGAGAATTTTAGTAATATATCTCTGAGGGTGAAGAATGCTAAGACTGCTCTGGTGGAATGTCAAAGAATGCTTATTGCAGATCCTTTTTCTGCTGATCTCATTCATAAGGAGAAAATGCTTGTGGCCTCTTACAGTCATCTTAAAAAGATTGA CTCCAAGTATTTCTTTGCTAAGGTTTGTGAGAGACAGCATCAACAAGTCATTGGTGCTATAAAAGATCAGCAAGGGCAGCTTCATACTGACTCTCCTTCTGTCAATCAGGCTTTTCAGAATTATTACCGACACTTATTGGGTACTAGTTCTGAAGTACCTGATTTGGATTGGGACTTTATTTCATCAGGCACTACTGTCACCTCTGATAGCAGTACTGATTTGACCAAGGACATCACTACTAAGGAAATCAGGAATGCTGTCTTTGGAATGGACTCCAATAGTAGTCCTGGCTTGGATGCGTTTTCAGCTGGCTTCTTCAAATCAGCATGA